One part of the Desulfovibrio litoralis DSM 11393 genome encodes these proteins:
- a CDS encoding OmpH family outer membrane protein, with product MTKLTKIVLKTLLTVAVLTLLTGCSDDKSGSAQKAQTNATATTSLEQKIAVGLVDTDRVFTSSEAGKAAVKHLETIADKLQKEFIKLQEEVKGKEKDPATVEKFQTAAAKLEEKFKAEEEQVMASIEKTYQATLDSVRKSENLQIVIAKAQALSFEAERDITDKVIAEMNKHNLTFTELKSEKEAEKDQDAQSTNSTKKETNSTK from the coding sequence ATGACAAAGCTAACAAAAATCGTTTTAAAAACTCTTTTAACGGTCGCCGTTTTAACTCTATTAACAGGTTGTAGCGACGATAAATCAGGTTCAGCTCAAAAAGCTCAAACCAATGCTACCGCAACAACTAGCCTAGAACAAAAAATTGCTGTCGGGCTTGTAGATACTGACCGCGTATTTACTAGTAGTGAAGCCGGAAAAGCCGCAGTTAAACACCTTGAAACCATCGCCGACAAATTGCAAAAAGAATTTATAAAATTACAAGAAGAAGTTAAAGGCAAGGAAAAAGATCCGGCTACCGTAGAAAAATTCCAAACAGCCGCCGCTAAACTTGAAGAAAAGTTTAAAGCAGAAGAAGAACAAGTAATGGCAAGTATAGAAAAAACCTATCAAGCTACTCTTGATTCTGTTCGTAAAAGCGAAAATTTACAGATAGTTATCGCTAAAGCTCAAGCTTTGTCTTTTGAAGCCGAACGTGATATAACCGATAAGGTTATTGCCGAAATGAATAAGCACAACCTCACTTTCACAGAGCTTAAATCAGAAAAAGAGGCTGAAAAAGATCAAGACGCTCAGTCAACAAACAGTACAAAAAAAGAAACAAACTCTACTAAATAA
- a CDS encoding peptide-binding protein, with protein sequence MIKQESIYNIYKKHDISFSQKNNIDNIKVKVRSSFFYLRKHIKYIYTHIKNIELNIKLFAVLCLFFSLFFYHATLKAQSQPEFGDQIILSIAGEPSNLLPFIAQDAPSHEVASLLFISLLKYDKDLKIVPSAAESFEVLEDGKLLRFKIKEGIKWEDGVEFTADDVEFTYNIMVDPQTATAYAEDFLVIKDFKKTGKYTFEVRYDQVFARSLITWMSSMMPKHLLETKEHALKVSELDEKQAAARAQILANKYASFGRKPKGNGAYALTKWEAGSNLTLKSNPLFFEGRTYLDGVTYRVIPDPSTMFLELKAKKIDMMNLTPLQKLHQTNTKEWEKNYKKFEYLSFGYTFMGYNLNNPLFNDKKVRQAITTAIDKNHLLAGVLLAQGLPTIGPYKPGTWVYNDQIKDYSYDPDLALKLLGEAGWKDSNKDGILDKDGKNFSFTLLLSQGNEQRTKAAIIIQHQLKKVGIEVKIRTVEWAAFIKEFVNKGNFDAVILGWNILQDPDLFDVWHSSRAKPGGLNFINYKNPEVDKLLEEGRSTLDQEKRKVIYDRFQEILHEDQPYCFLFVPYSLPIIDARFQDIKPSPAGLTHNFERWWVPKNLQRYTIQP encoded by the coding sequence ATGATAAAACAAGAAAGCATATATAACATCTATAAAAAACATGATATATCATTCTCACAGAAAAATAATATAGATAATATAAAAGTAAAAGTACGTTCCTCTTTCTTTTATTTAAGAAAACATATTAAATATATATATACACACATAAAAAATATAGAGCTAAACATAAAACTCTTTGCTGTATTATGCTTATTTTTTTCTTTATTTTTTTATCATGCAACACTCAAAGCTCAATCTCAGCCTGAGTTTGGAGATCAAATTATCTTGAGCATTGCCGGAGAGCCTTCAAACCTCTTGCCTTTTATTGCTCAAGATGCCCCCTCGCACGAAGTTGCCTCTTTATTGTTTATCTCTTTATTAAAATATGACAAAGACCTTAAAATAGTTCCTTCCGCCGCTGAGAGCTTTGAAGTGCTTGAAGACGGAAAGCTGTTGCGCTTTAAAATAAAAGAAGGGATAAAGTGGGAAGACGGAGTTGAGTTTACGGCTGATGATGTTGAATTTACTTATAATATCATGGTTGACCCACAAACTGCAACTGCGTATGCCGAAGATTTTTTAGTGATTAAAGACTTTAAAAAAACCGGAAAATATACTTTTGAAGTACGCTACGATCAAGTTTTTGCACGCTCTTTGATTACTTGGATGAGCAGTATGATGCCAAAACATTTACTTGAAACCAAAGAACACGCACTAAAAGTATCTGAATTAGACGAAAAACAAGCGGCCGCCAGAGCTCAAATTCTCGCTAATAAATACGCAAGCTTTGGGCGAAAACCCAAAGGAAACGGCGCTTATGCCTTAACAAAGTGGGAGGCCGGCTCAAACCTAACTCTAAAAAGCAACCCTTTATTTTTTGAGGGAAGAACCTATCTTGATGGTGTAACTTATAGAGTTATTCCTGATCCTTCTACCATGTTTTTGGAATTAAAAGCAAAAAAAATAGATATGATGAACCTAACCCCATTACAGAAACTTCACCAAACCAATACAAAAGAATGGGAAAAAAACTATAAGAAGTTTGAATATCTTTCTTTCGGTTATACTTTTATGGGGTATAATTTAAACAATCCTTTATTTAACGATAAAAAAGTACGTCAAGCAATCACCACGGCAATTGATAAAAATCACTTGCTCGCCGGCGTATTGTTGGCTCAGGGGCTTCCTACAATAGGGCCATATAAGCCGGGAACTTGGGTCTATAATGATCAGATTAAAGATTATTCTTATGACCCAGATTTGGCATTAAAACTTTTGGGCGAGGCCGGTTGGAAAGATAGCAACAAAGACGGAATCTTGGATAAAGACGGAAAAAATTTTAGTTTTACCCTTTTACTTAGCCAAGGGAACGAACAACGCACCAAAGCCGCTATTATTATTCAACATCAACTCAAAAAAGTAGGTATTGAGGTAAAAATTCGTACGGTTGAATGGGCTGCTTTTATCAAAGAATTTGTCAACAAAGGTAATTTTGACGCAGTCATTTTGGGTTGGAACATACTTCAAGACCCTGATCTTTTTGATGTTTGGCACTCATCAAGAGCAAAACCCGGCGGTTTGAATTTTATTAATTATAAAAACCCTGAGGTTGACAAATTACTCGAAGAAGGGCGTAGCACCTTGGATCAAGAAAAACGTAAAGTAATTTATGATCGTTTTCAAGAAATATTACACGAAGATCAGCCTTATTGCTTCCTTTTCGTACCGTATAGCCTACCAATTATTGATGCGCGTTTTCAAGACATTAAACCCTCACCAGCAGGCCTCACCCATAACTTTGAACGTTGGTGGGTACCTAAGAATTTACAACGCTATACCATACAGCCGTAG
- a CDS encoding L-lactate permease yields the protein MTLALTAMLPIIVALILMVGLRMGAAKAMPLAWLTAVGGAFLVWGLPIDYIAALSIQGVISAIGVLIIVFGALLILHTLQYSGGMETIQYGMQNVSKDMRVQAIIIGYMFAAFIEGAAGFGTPAALAAPLLLSLGFPPLAAAVLCLVFNSFPVTFGAVGTPIIVGFGNSLGTPLMKDSLVSKLLADVGWTSNDAFFKAIGEVATFMHGPMIFILPIFMLGFITRFYGPKRSWSEGFAAWKFCVFAGFAFAIPYFAFAWLVGPEFPSLIGGLIGLGIIVWGAKNNICMPTDGTWTFGDSSKWEKDWTGEIAFTGNTTFKAHMSQTMAWLPYVLIGALLVMTRIKDLGLKAWLNTNGVIEVTNILGFATVKEKLTLLYLPGTIPFMLVAVLTIFLHQMSGDKAKAAWIDTIKKMKNPTIALMAAVALVKIFQGSGFNPTPLEAGQTALPSMPLALADFIALYLGGVWPLFASFIGGLGAFITGSNTVSDMLFGQFQWDMAVKLNLPKEIILAAQAAGGAMGNMICIHNIVAVCAVVGLGGREGDILKKTFWPFLLYGTVVGIVCFTLIAIGYSVIPH from the coding sequence ATGACTTTAGCTTTAACAGCAATGCTACCTATAATTGTAGCGTTAATACTAATGGTTGGTTTAAGAATGGGTGCTGCCAAAGCGATGCCTCTCGCATGGCTTACCGCTGTTGGCGGAGCATTTTTAGTTTGGGGTTTACCTATAGACTATATTGCCGCTTTATCAATTCAAGGCGTTATTTCGGCAATTGGTGTTTTAATTATTGTTTTTGGTGCTTTGTTAATTCTTCATACCTTACAATATTCAGGCGGTATGGAAACTATTCAATACGGAATGCAAAACGTAAGTAAAGATATGCGAGTTCAGGCTATCATTATTGGTTATATGTTTGCAGCCTTTATTGAAGGTGCCGCCGGTTTCGGAACTCCTGCTGCTCTTGCTGCTCCTCTCTTATTATCTCTTGGTTTCCCTCCGTTGGCTGCTGCTGTTTTATGCTTAGTTTTTAACTCATTCCCTGTTACTTTCGGTGCGGTCGGAACTCCGATTATCGTTGGTTTTGGAAACTCGCTTGGCACACCTCTTATGAAGGATTCCCTAGTAAGTAAGTTGCTTGCGGATGTCGGTTGGACAAGCAACGACGCTTTCTTTAAAGCCATTGGCGAAGTAGCAACCTTTATGCATGGTCCGATGATCTTTATCTTGCCTATTTTCATGCTTGGCTTTATTACTCGTTTTTATGGTCCTAAACGCTCTTGGTCCGAAGGTTTTGCCGCTTGGAAATTCTGTGTTTTCGCCGGTTTTGCCTTTGCTATTCCATATTTTGCTTTTGCTTGGCTTGTTGGGCCTGAGTTTCCATCTCTTATTGGTGGATTAATTGGTCTTGGTATTATTGTTTGGGGTGCTAAAAATAATATCTGTATGCCTACTGACGGAACTTGGACTTTTGGTGATTCTAGCAAGTGGGAAAAAGACTGGACTGGCGAAATCGCTTTTACCGGTAACACCACTTTTAAAGCTCACATGAGCCAAACTATGGCATGGTTACCTTATGTTCTTATTGGTGCTCTCCTTGTTATGACTCGTATTAAAGACCTTGGTTTAAAAGCTTGGTTAAATACAAACGGTGTTATTGAAGTTACGAATATTTTAGGCTTTGCAACAGTTAAAGAAAAATTGACTTTATTATACCTTCCGGGAACAATTCCCTTTATGTTGGTTGCTGTTTTAACCATCTTTTTACACCAAATGTCTGGCGACAAGGCAAAAGCCGCTTGGATAGATACCATCAAAAAGATGAAAAACCCAACTATTGCTTTAATGGCTGCCGTTGCCTTAGTAAAAATCTTCCAAGGTTCAGGCTTTAACCCGACTCCTTTGGAAGCAGGGCAAACAGCTCTTCCTTCGATGCCTTTGGCGTTGGCTGATTTTATCGCTTTATATCTTGGTGGCGTATGGCCTTTATTTGCATCTTTTATCGGTGGTCTCGGTGCTTTTATTACCGGTTCAAATACCGTATCAGATATGCTCTTTGGTCAATTCCAATGGGATATGGCTGTAAAACTAAATTTACCAAAAGAAATCATTCTTGCGGCTCAAGCTGCCGGTGGTGCTATGGGTAACATGATTTGTATCCACAACATTGTTGCGGTTTGTGCGGTTGTTGGTCTTGGTGGACGTGAAGGGGATATTCTTAAAAAGACCTTCTGGCCATTCTTGCTTTACGGTACTGTAGTTGGGATAGTCTGTTTCACGCTGATTGCAATCGGCTATAGCGTTATTCCTCATTAA
- a CDS encoding AsmA-like C-terminal region-containing protein, whose translation MVLSMWQNFKLFIRTLIKLTVWLGICAVLLSIFVDSRFLSERIAGALSKVSGLKFTILGPARFTLISSGPGIEVRGILIEQPSGFKSTVSLIRIPRLNLRIDLVALLTGSVKLKEVSIYRPRVYAIVNENGENSLLALIKQLQVQNTPDYEKSNLKETNSSSTNFLSSTNSSSVMLNAGQNATQLSTNSTLSVIQSGIAQNATIAQNTQNATIKADTDTLEAGTNKTESFTSPDIDLQDRIEMKLYALLKPILPSLDKIEINKGRFYFESTKTEWYDVNDLNISFSITDQDDDKFPQLAELTIETDLKMPAEVVEQPDSPPINFTLDTKLSLPFALQDQEQGKLKLSSPKLSLNLYSDKYSSPKGSIFGRLRLGLDADLSLTDQSLNISKLEVNGDGLSAYGHINVYNLFTFTPLTIVELSVNNFSLTRWLGFTRKLPNGLQHTLNKAGGNVNALGVGSHFAFSSDNIKTPYVKISGLGIVPNFLKPSLYLSLNTDFVDANRVIPDLSPSEKQGGYKEPPPLTSLPPLPFFGPNSRVSDFGEFPFNILIFAKKAKVNLFDIDTIKVRIFPDMTKKLVALNAQVGNVYGGTGVVDLDLTKDVVIRAKLQNINTEPMTVLLSDVVNTKGRANLNFNGLLVGKVVTADADLQNVDPFKLVIIGGGDIKKQGNKSSFGDMELPFARLLVSAKNLRIENIKRILNLSGELTADIQGPFDIGGLTFNQFVIKKAKFNTPVLMDLEAQKFTKVENIDFETYSRGTFKSFEQERPLNMGLRGILNLQLERKGLSLDKMNLSLFNSTITGKFKAERLWGNRSLNDRGQVVNTDTVYDMSLGFKSNKLRDFLDGTGLNSGLGLAVPKNEKMLNNLDCSADINAKGEALKIKNMQGKLDLTPFKFDLEKKVLGSADANNKLAPKYDWKLSLSLGSFNFDDYREKSKPESENKTSEKPKAKPWNFTPLYENKIQASLNAEHLRIFKLDFNNLKADLSVADGRINLKPVSSKLYDGHFKLDLSSKVENNALVSALNINAEQVNVSRFMISLFEKEYATGKMFLNTNLSGVAKSMDDIPSGVSGPWNIQFKDGQYFTDPPNVNDTKKRKSSGTSFSLATASGAMTNGVIKTDNFKLNSGLLEMNGRATIDLNKRTIDTRINVIVIKGPTIPVTVTGSLSNPEVSVKGLQAVPTSVFQITKSVLTLPLRIFGYED comes from the coding sequence ATGGTTTTGAGTATGTGGCAAAACTTTAAATTATTTATACGAACTTTAATAAAACTTACTGTGTGGCTTGGCATTTGTGCTGTGTTACTGAGTATTTTTGTTGATTCTCGTTTTTTATCCGAACGTATTGCCGGTGCTTTAAGTAAAGTTAGCGGGTTAAAGTTTACTATTTTAGGTCCGGCTCGCTTTACCCTTATTTCTTCGGGGCCGGGTATAGAAGTAAGAGGTATATTAATCGAACAACCCTCGGGGTTTAAGTCTACTGTCTCTTTAATCAGAATTCCACGCTTAAATTTAAGAATAGACTTAGTTGCTTTATTGACGGGTTCGGTCAAGCTTAAAGAAGTTTCGATTTATAGACCGAGAGTTTATGCCATTGTTAACGAAAATGGAGAAAACAGCCTGCTTGCGTTGATAAAACAGCTTCAGGTTCAAAACACGCCTGATTATGAAAAATCAAATTTAAAAGAAACTAATAGCTCTTCTACAAATTTTCTTTCTTCGACTAATTCTAGCTCGGTAATGCTAAATGCAGGGCAAAATGCAACACAACTAAGCACAAACTCTACTTTGTCTGTCATACAATCGGGTATTGCTCAAAATGCAACAATTGCTCAAAACACTCAGAATGCAACTATTAAGGCAGATACCGATACGCTTGAAGCAGGCACAAACAAGACGGAGTCATTCACCTCTCCAGATATAGATCTGCAAGATAGGATAGAAATGAAGCTTTATGCCTTGTTAAAACCGATTTTGCCAAGCTTGGACAAGATAGAAATTAATAAAGGGCGTTTTTATTTTGAAAGCACAAAAACAGAGTGGTATGATGTTAATGACTTAAATATTTCTTTTAGTATTACAGACCAAGATGACGACAAGTTTCCTCAGCTTGCGGAATTAACAATTGAAACTGATTTAAAAATGCCTGCTGAGGTCGTGGAACAACCTGATTCTCCACCTATAAACTTTACACTTGATACAAAACTCAGCCTCCCTTTTGCGTTGCAAGATCAAGAACAAGGCAAATTAAAGTTAAGTTCGCCAAAACTCTCGCTTAACCTCTATTCAGATAAATATTCAAGTCCAAAAGGCTCTATCTTTGGGCGTTTGAGATTAGGCTTGGACGCAGATTTAAGTTTGACCGATCAAAGTTTAAATATTTCAAAACTTGAAGTCAATGGCGATGGATTAAGTGCTTACGGACATATAAATGTTTATAATTTATTTACTTTTACTCCGCTTACTATCGTAGAGTTGTCGGTTAATAATTTCAGCTTAACTCGCTGGCTCGGTTTTACGCGTAAACTTCCAAACGGTTTGCAACATACTTTGAACAAAGCCGGCGGAAATGTTAATGCTCTAGGGGTTGGAAGCCACTTTGCGTTTTCCTCAGATAATATTAAGACGCCATATGTTAAGATTAGTGGTCTTGGTATTGTGCCTAACTTTTTGAAACCCTCTTTATATTTAAGTTTAAATACCGATTTTGTTGATGCAAATAGGGTTATTCCCGATCTTTCACCTTCAGAAAAACAAGGTGGTTATAAAGAGCCGCCTCCTTTAACCTCTTTACCGCCTTTGCCTTTTTTCGGGCCTAACTCCAGGGTTTCAGATTTTGGTGAATTTCCTTTTAATATTTTGATTTTTGCCAAAAAAGCAAAGGTAAATTTATTTGATATTGACACTATAAAAGTACGCATATTTCCGGATATGACTAAAAAATTAGTCGCTTTAAATGCTCAAGTGGGTAATGTTTATGGCGGAACGGGGGTGGTGGATCTTGATCTTACCAAAGACGTTGTAATTAGAGCCAAATTGCAAAATATTAATACCGAACCTATGACTGTGTTGTTGTCTGATGTGGTGAATACTAAAGGTAGGGCAAACCTAAACTTTAATGGGCTATTGGTTGGAAAAGTTGTTACTGCTGATGCAGATTTGCAGAATGTTGATCCGTTTAAACTGGTTATTATTGGCGGGGGAGATATTAAGAAACAGGGAAATAAGTCAAGCTTTGGAGATATGGAGTTGCCTTTCGCAAGGCTTTTAGTCAGTGCAAAAAATTTACGCATAGAAAATATTAAACGCATACTTAATTTAAGCGGCGAATTGACTGCGGATATTCAAGGTCCTTTTGATATTGGCGGGCTAACCTTTAATCAGTTTGTTATAAAAAAAGCTAAATTTAATACGCCTGTTTTAATGGATTTAGAAGCTCAGAAGTTTACTAAAGTTGAAAATATAGATTTTGAAACCTATTCTCGTGGAACCTTTAAAAGTTTTGAACAAGAACGCCCGCTTAATATGGGCTTGCGTGGAATATTAAATCTTCAACTAGAGAGAAAAGGGCTTAGCCTCGATAAAATGAATTTAAGCTTGTTTAACTCTACAATCACCGGAAAGTTTAAAGCCGAAAGATTGTGGGGGAACAGAAGCCTTAACGATAGAGGGCAAGTTGTTAATACTGATACTGTTTACGATATGAGTTTGGGCTTTAAATCTAATAAATTAAGAGACTTTTTAGACGGAACCGGGCTAAATTCCGGTCTTGGGTTAGCCGTTCCAAAAAATGAAAAAATGTTAAATAACCTTGACTGTTCTGCGGATATTAATGCTAAGGGTGAAGCCCTTAAAATTAAAAATATGCAAGGCAAGTTAGATTTGACGCCTTTTAAATTTGACCTTGAAAAAAAGGTGCTTGGTTCGGCTGATGCGAATAACAAACTTGCTCCAAAATATGACTGGAAGCTAAGTTTAAGCTTGGGGTCTTTTAACTTTGATGATTATAGAGAAAAATCAAAGCCTGAATCAGAAAACAAAACAAGCGAAAAACCCAAAGCAAAGCCTTGGAATTTTACTCCACTATATGAAAATAAAATACAGGCAAGTTTAAATGCGGAACATTTACGCATTTTTAAGCTCGACTTTAACAATCTTAAGGCTGATCTTTCGGTGGCTGATGGGCGAATTAACTTAAAACCCGTTAGTTCAAAATTGTATGACGGTCATTTTAAACTTGATCTAAGCTCAAAAGTTGAAAACAACGCTTTGGTTAGTGCTTTAAATATAAATGCGGAACAGGTTAATGTTTCAAGATTTATGATCTCTTTGTTCGAAAAAGAATATGCAACAGGCAAGATGTTTTTAAATACCAATCTTTCCGGGGTCGCAAAAAGTATGGACGATATTCCGTCTGGTGTTTCCGGTCCTTGGAATATACAGTTTAAAGACGGGCAATATTTTACTGATCCGCCAAACGTTAATGACACTAAAAAACGAAAAAGCAGCGGAACTTCTTTTAGTCTTGCGACTGCAAGCGGAGCTATGACTAACGGTGTTATTAAAACAGATAACTTTAAACTTAATTCCGGTTTGCTCGAAATGAACGGTAGGGCAACAATAGACTTAAACAAACGCACAATTGATACTCGCATTAATGTTATTGTAATTAAAGGCCCGACTATTCCCGTAACCGTAACCGGTTCGCTCTCAAACCCCGAAGTTTCCGTAAAGGGTTTACAAGCTGTACCGACTTCCGTATTTCAAATTACTAAAAGTGTATTAACGTTACCTTTGCGTATTTTTGGCTATGAAGATTAA
- a CDS encoding DEAD/DEAH box helicase yields MQMTNELLAKELLKNFLENDVIDYVLERATSIINSGGLQKISLKKDDSHWEIDGSVHEDGLQVYSPQISLFLNENNLSYSCNCDNSFSGICDHVTVIAKKMFDSLNTVNETEKTLPTTQGDWRQSFRAFFVPEHEPEAGQYYLIFRLYAEMGRLQVAFFRGRQNKSGLSNVHSEVTLEQLINNPDWCERSPELPIVAKQIGQYSDYYGHKVEVPAGLINWFLGAIQKEYFLFWEDSEKTCRISSRPVQLKISPQFNSESQHLEFIFFLCRQDKKPIEVKDINSVFIGHCPMWLCSQKTFYQLETSLPTAFVRELLTTKPIVSHENISEFLDRVWSRMPATDVYKQDEFLTKIMPIFVPAVYTPKLFLDEEGSLLTLEIQNVYETIHGEFFMPGPNPDFQTGSYAFEGATYLIRRHQEEEQTLIDLLTEMNFQQRSQKLWFLEPEEAVSFLLEAYPGLVEQYRVYGEKNLSRYRVRFSAPVISAELKAEEKDKWFNLDISIEYEGQNVELEKIWKAWSEGKRYVQLKDGSYASLPESWLERLGHKLEALGLDPAKPPKNKFDHFEAPVLDSLLDDFPNVKTDEYWVNLRDKLRSFNEIEQVEPPVGLNADLRAYQLQGVSYLNFLHEYGFGGILADEMGLGKTVQTLSFIQRMVETGHKGPNLIVVPTSVLPNWEREAEKFVPELKRLIIYGAKRGSLIHSIAEYDLVMTTYALLRRDLEELQNFEFNSIILDEAQNIKNPNTITAKSVREINARHRLCLSGTPIENNLFELWSLFEFLMPGFLGAQHAFQRGIVKPIKDGDDQALDFLRTRVRPFILRRTKNEVAKDLPPKIENTYYCALEEEQAELYAILARKLKEQVLNTVEEKGLAKSQMSILDALLRLRQICCHPRLLKLDIPGVSTNLPSGKFEAFKDMIVDIVDEGHKVLVFSQFVQMLHIIRSWLQISEIPFCYLDGSSKDRFEQVDKFNNTPEIPIFLISLKAGGTGLNLTSADYVIHYDPWWNPAVENQATDRAHRLGQTKQVFAYKLICQHTVEEKILKLQDMKRGVADAIIPGQETWKSLTRDDLEMLFEI; encoded by the coding sequence ATTCAAATGACGAATGAATTGCTTGCAAAAGAATTGCTCAAAAACTTTCTTGAAAACGATGTTATTGATTACGTGCTCGAACGTGCGACATCAATAATTAATTCAGGTGGTTTACAAAAAATAAGTCTTAAAAAAGATGACTCCCACTGGGAAATAGACGGAAGCGTGCATGAAGACGGCTTGCAAGTCTATAGCCCTCAAATTTCTTTGTTTTTAAATGAAAATAATCTTAGTTATTCTTGTAACTGTGATAATTCTTTTTCGGGGATTTGCGACCACGTTACCGTTATTGCCAAAAAAATGTTTGATTCGCTTAATACGGTTAACGAAACAGAAAAAACCCTGCCAACAACCCAAGGGGACTGGCGACAAAGTTTTAGAGCTTTTTTTGTTCCGGAACACGAGCCGGAAGCCGGGCAATATTATTTAATTTTTCGTTTATATGCGGAAATGGGGCGTTTACAAGTTGCCTTTTTTAGAGGAAGGCAAAATAAATCAGGCCTGTCTAATGTTCATTCCGAAGTTACGCTTGAACAACTTATTAATAACCCTGATTGGTGTGAACGTTCGCCTGAGTTGCCGATAGTGGCAAAGCAAATTGGTCAATATTCCGATTATTACGGTCATAAGGTTGAAGTTCCGGCGGGGTTGATTAACTGGTTTTTAGGGGCGATTCAAAAAGAATATTTCTTATTTTGGGAAGATAGCGAAAAAACTTGTCGTATTTCTTCTCGCCCCGTTCAGCTTAAAATTAGTCCACAATTTAACTCGGAATCTCAACACCTTGAATTTATCTTTTTTCTTTGTCGTCAAGATAAAAAGCCTATTGAAGTTAAAGATATAAACTCTGTCTTTATCGGACATTGCCCTATGTGGCTTTGTTCTCAAAAAACTTTTTATCAGCTTGAAACCTCGCTTCCTACTGCGTTCGTGCGTGAACTTTTAACAACAAAACCCATTGTTTCGCATGAAAATATTTCTGAGTTTTTAGATCGAGTTTGGTCTCGTATGCCTGCGACTGATGTTTATAAACAAGACGAGTTTTTAACAAAAATAATGCCGATTTTCGTTCCGGCTGTTTATACTCCAAAGTTGTTTTTAGACGAAGAGGGAAGCCTTCTGACTCTTGAGATTCAAAATGTTTATGAAACGATTCATGGTGAATTTTTTATGCCCGGTCCTAACCCTGATTTTCAGACCGGAAGTTATGCCTTTGAAGGTGCAACTTATTTAATTCGTCGCCATCAAGAAGAAGAACAAACCTTAATAGACCTTTTGACTGAGATGAATTTTCAACAACGTAGTCAAAAGCTTTGGTTTTTGGAACCGGAGGAAGCGGTTAGTTTCTTACTTGAGGCTTATCCCGGTTTGGTGGAACAGTATCGTGTTTATGGTGAAAAAAATCTTAGCCGTTATAGAGTGCGTTTTTCTGCTCCCGTAATTTCCGCCGAACTTAAAGCCGAAGAAAAAGATAAGTGGTTTAATCTTGATATTTCTATTGAATATGAAGGTCAGAATGTTGAGCTTGAAAAAATCTGGAAGGCATGGAGCGAAGGGAAACGCTATGTTCAGCTTAAAGACGGCTCTTATGCCAGTTTACCCGAAAGTTGGTTAGAGCGTTTAGGTCATAAGCTTGAGGCTTTGGGGCTTGACCCTGCGAAACCGCCAAAGAATAAATTTGATCACTTTGAAGCACCGGTTTTAGACAGTTTGTTAGATGATTTTCCTAATGTCAAAACCGATGAATATTGGGTTAACCTAAGAGATAAACTACGTTCTTTCAATGAAATTGAACAGGTAGAGCCACCGGTTGGTTTAAATGCCGACTTAAGAGCGTATCAACTTCAGGGTGTTTCTTATTTAAACTTTTTACATGAATATGGTTTCGGTGGTATTTTAGCCGACGAAATGGGGCTTGGGAAAACAGTTCAAACTTTGTCTTTTATTCAACGCATGGTTGAAACGGGACATAAAGGTCCAAACCTGATTGTCGTTCCTACTTCTGTTTTGCCTAACTGGGAAAGAGAAGCGGAAAAGTTTGTGCCTGAGTTAAAACGTTTGATTATTTATGGTGCCAAGCGAGGAAGCTTAATTCACAGTATCGCCGAATATGATTTGGTTATGACGACTTATGCGTTATTAAGAAGAGATTTGGAAGAACTGCAAAACTTTGAATTTAATTCTATTATTTTAGATGAAGCTCAAAATATCAAAAATCCGAATACGATTACCGCAAAATCAGTCAGAGAAATAAACGCTCGCCATCGTCTTTGTTTGTCGGGTACTCCGATTGAAAACAATCTTTTTGAACTTTGGAGCCTCTTTGAATTTCTCATGCCGGGATTTTTAGGAGCACAACACGCATTTCAACGCGGCATAGTCAAACCGATTAAAGACGGAGACGATCAGGCGTTAGACTTTTTACGGACTCGTGTTCGCCCATTTATTTTAAGGCGTACTAAAAATGAAGTGGCGAAAGACCTTCCGCCGAAGATAGAAAATACTTATTACTGTGCCTTAGAAGAAGAACAGGCAGAACTATACGCTATTTTAGCCAGAAAGCTGAAAGAACAAGTTTTAAACACCGTAGAAGAAAAAGGACTCGCCAAGAGTCAGATGTCTATCCTCGATGCTTTATTGCGTTTACGCCAGATTTGCTGCCACCCCCGCTTGTTAAAGCTTGATATTCCGGGTGTTTCAACAAACCTTCCCTCAGGCAAGTTTGAAGCATTTAAAGATATGATTGTTGATATTGTTGACGAAGGGCATAAAGTCTTGGTCTTTTCTCAATTTGTTCAGATGCTCCATATTATTCGCTCTTGGTTACAGATTAGCGAGATTCCTTTTTGTTATCTTGACGGGTCTTCCAAAGATCGTTTTGAACAGGTCGATAAGTTTAATAACACGCCTGAAATTCCTATCTTTTTAATTTCCTTAAAGGCAGGGGGAACAGGTTTAAATTTAACTAGTGCCGATTATGTTATTCACTATGACCCTTGGTGGAACCCTGCTGTTGAAAATCAGGCAACAGACCGTGCACACAGGCTTGGACAAACCAAACAGGTTTTTGCCTATAAACTTATTTGTCAACATACTGTTGAAGAAAAAATATTGAAATTACAAGATATGAAACGTGGTGTTGCCGATGCAATTATCCCCGGACAAGAAACATGGAAGTCTCTTACTCGTGATGACCTTGAAATGTTATTTGAAATTTGA